The Devosia sp. SD17-2 genome includes a region encoding these proteins:
- a CDS encoding DUF805 domain-containing protein: METLQALYTTTSGRLSRKQWWLGVVGLIFASIVLSLLLGVVTGAFIASIITYVILFYPSWCLGIKRRQDRGNDATDFKIFMGFSALVTLLQTFGLGFTVTDVGGGVMVPTPDMWMSILMLLLAVAGIYMLVQLGFLRGTPGTNNYGPDPVTITATA; the protein is encoded by the coding sequence ATGGAAACTCTGCAAGCGCTCTACACCACCACTTCGGGTCGCCTGTCGCGTAAACAATGGTGGCTTGGCGTCGTCGGACTCATCTTTGCCAGCATCGTGCTCAGTCTGCTTCTGGGCGTGGTCACCGGGGCCTTCATCGCTTCGATCATCACCTATGTGATCCTGTTCTACCCAAGCTGGTGCCTCGGCATCAAACGGCGCCAGGATCGCGGCAATGACGCCACCGACTTCAAGATTTTCATGGGCTTCTCGGCCCTCGTGACCCTGCTGCAGACCTTTGGTCTCGGCTTCACGGTGACCGACGTGGGTGGCGGGGTGATGGTGCCCACGCCCGACATGTGGATGAGCATTTTGATGTTGCTGCTCGCCGTCGCCGGTATCTACATGCTGGTCCAGCTCGGCTTCCTGCGCGGGACCCCGGGGACCAATAATTACGGGCCGGATCCGGTCACCATCACTGCCACTGCCTGA
- a CDS encoding aminoglycoside phosphotransferase family protein, with product MMNQSPAETALSRAMIRWSLTKSALVAETPRSWIFRVEQNGRNFAALKILKAIAADEEGRGARLLQWYEGDGAATVFDIHGDTIFMEWLDGVTLGEPARAGRDEETTIAFAAVVTGLHRPRKEPLDGLQPLRDRFQLLFDTDVRAWPHTARDLYARSAGIALKLFDKPSAIVPLHGDLHHDNIISSDRGWLAIDPKGLLGDPSYELANFFINPERAGSKIADPRNIAARLDILTQRLNYPRKRVLGWAAAHAALSACWDLDAEKPIVNQLAVLPNLLSAYDQA from the coding sequence ATGATGAATCAGTCTCCTGCAGAAACCGCGCTCAGCCGCGCCATGATCCGCTGGTCCCTCACCAAGTCCGCCCTCGTGGCGGAGACACCGCGCAGCTGGATTTTCCGGGTTGAGCAGAATGGCCGCAATTTCGCGGCGCTCAAAATCCTCAAGGCCATCGCCGCCGACGAAGAGGGCAGGGGTGCACGTCTCCTGCAGTGGTATGAAGGCGATGGTGCCGCCACTGTCTTCGATATCCACGGCGATACCATTTTCATGGAGTGGCTCGATGGCGTGACGCTGGGCGAACCGGCCCGCGCCGGGCGCGATGAGGAAACCACCATCGCCTTTGCCGCGGTGGTGACCGGGCTACACCGCCCGCGCAAGGAGCCGCTCGACGGCCTCCAGCCGCTGCGAGACCGTTTCCAGCTCCTGTTCGACACCGATGTGCGCGCCTGGCCTCACACCGCCCGCGACCTCTACGCGCGCTCGGCCGGCATTGCGCTCAAGCTCTTCGACAAGCCCAGTGCCATCGTGCCGTTGCACGGCGATCTGCACCACGACAATATCATCTCCTCTGATCGTGGCTGGCTCGCCATCGATCCCAAGGGGCTTCTGGGCGATCCGTCCTATGAGCTGGCCAATTTCTTCATCAACCCCGAGCGTGCCGGCAGCAAGATCGCCGATCCGCGCAATATCGCTGCGCGCCTCGACATTCTCACCCAGCGCCTCAACTATCCGCGCAAGCGCGTTCTGGGCTGGGCGGCAGCACATGCTGCGCTCTCGGCCTGCTGGGACCTGGACGCCGAAAAGCCCATCGTCAACCAGCTCGCGGTGCTCCCCAATCTGCTCAGTGCCTATGATCAGGCCTGA
- the dapD gene encoding 2,3,4,5-tetrahydropyridine-2,6-dicarboxylate N-succinyltransferase, whose protein sequence is MPHAELAQIIDTAFENRAEINFATRGEVRDAVETALNLLDSGQARVAEKIDGEWQVNQWLKRAVLLSFRLNDNQAMTGGAQGSTWWDKVPTKFEGWGENKWRDAGFRAVPGAIARKSAYIAKNVILMPSFVNLGAYVDEGTMVDTWVTVGSCAQIGKNVHLSGGVGIGGVLEPLQAAPTIIEDNCFIGARSEIVEGVVVGEGSVISMGVFIGGSTKIVNRATGEVHIGKVPPYSVVVSGSLPGKPLPDGTPGPNLYCAVIVKTVDAQTRSKTAINDLLRD, encoded by the coding sequence ATGCCCCACGCCGAGCTAGCTCAGATCATCGATACCGCCTTCGAAAATCGCGCCGAGATCAATTTTGCCACCCGTGGCGAAGTGCGCGACGCAGTCGAAACAGCGCTGAACCTTCTCGATAGCGGCCAGGCCCGCGTTGCCGAGAAAATCGATGGTGAGTGGCAGGTCAATCAGTGGCTGAAGCGCGCCGTGCTGCTCTCCTTCCGTCTCAATGACAATCAGGCCATGACTGGCGGCGCTCAGGGTTCGACCTGGTGGGACAAGGTCCCGACCAAGTTCGAGGGCTGGGGTGAGAACAAGTGGCGCGATGCCGGCTTCCGCGCCGTGCCGGGCGCCATCGCCCGCAAGTCCGCCTACATCGCCAAGAACGTCATCCTGATGCCCAGCTTCGTCAATCTCGGCGCCTATGTCGATGAAGGCACCATGGTCGACACCTGGGTCACCGTCGGCTCCTGCGCCCAGATCGGCAAGAACGTTCACCTCTCCGGCGGCGTCGGCATTGGCGGCGTGCTCGAGCCGCTGCAGGCCGCACCGACCATCATCGAAGACAATTGCTTCATCGGCGCCCGTTCGGAAATCGTCGAAGGCGTCGTCGTTGGCGAAGGCTCGGTCATCTCAATGGGCGTGTTCATCGGCGGCTCGACAAAAATCGTCAACCGCGCCACCGGCGAAGTCCATATCGGCAAGGTCCCGCCCTATTCGGTGGTCGTCTCCGGCAGCCTGCCCGGCAAGCCGCTTCCCGATGGCACGCCCGGCCCGAACCTTTACTGCGCCGTCATCGTCAAGACCGTCGACGCCCAGACCCGCTCCAAGACCGCCATCAACGACCTGCTGCGCGACTAA
- a CDS encoding TlyA family RNA methyltransferase, with protein MSERIRLDLALEQRGLLPSRARARDAILRGTVLVNGAPAKKPNQMVGAADAVTLDDPAARYVSRSALKLVAGLDAGAVSAEGKVCLDVGSSTGGFTQVLLERGADKVFAVDVGHGQLHEKLHGDGRVVSLESTNARELDRETIPDVIDLLVSDVSFVSVTKVLEAPLALCAEKADAVILFKPQFEVGRDHIGKGGIVTDDAASARAMEDVIAFVERQGFAHRMSVPSPIAGGDGNRETVLVFSRG; from the coding sequence GTGAGCGAGCGGATAAGGCTCGATCTGGCGCTGGAGCAACGCGGGCTGTTGCCCAGCCGGGCACGGGCGCGCGACGCCATTTTGCGCGGCACGGTGCTGGTCAATGGCGCACCGGCGAAGAAGCCCAATCAGATGGTGGGTGCTGCCGACGCGGTGACGCTGGATGATCCCGCTGCGCGCTATGTGTCGCGCTCTGCGCTAAAACTGGTGGCGGGGCTGGATGCCGGGGCGGTGTCGGCCGAGGGGAAGGTTTGCCTCGACGTCGGGTCGTCGACGGGCGGGTTCACGCAGGTGTTGCTGGAGCGCGGTGCGGACAAGGTTTTTGCCGTGGATGTCGGACATGGGCAGTTGCACGAGAAACTGCACGGCGATGGGCGCGTGGTGAGCCTTGAGAGCACCAATGCGCGCGAGCTGGATCGGGAGACAATCCCGGATGTGATAGATCTTCTGGTTTCCGACGTCAGCTTCGTGTCGGTGACCAAGGTATTGGAGGCGCCGCTGGCGCTGTGCGCTGAGAAGGCCGATGCGGTGATCCTCTTCAAGCCGCAGTTTGAAGTGGGCCGCGACCATATCGGCAAGGGCGGGATTGTGACCGACGACGCTGCCAGCGCGCGGGCGATGGAGGATGTTATCGCCTTCGTCGAGCGCCAGGGCTTTGCGCACCGGATGAGCGTGCCCTCGCCTATTGCGGGGGGAGACGGGAACAGGGAAACGGTGTTGGTGTTTTCGAGAGGCTAA
- a CDS encoding CAP domain-containing protein: MLDLSRRAVLAMGAASLLAACSATIPPLPASTSTNPESLSREQIIAAINAVRKANGVADWTYNPRLEAASRSHARLMASKDTLSHDLGITLRERVTEAGYLGAVGENVAKGYKTLPDVIEGWLASKGHRNTLLSPKFTEFGLATARTGSGKLYWALIAGGSFQAWL; the protein is encoded by the coding sequence ATGCTCGATCTGTCCCGCCGCGCCGTCCTCGCCATGGGCGCCGCCTCGCTGCTGGCTGCCTGCTCGGCCACCATTCCGCCGCTGCCGGCGTCGACCTCGACCAATCCGGAAAGCCTCTCGCGCGAGCAGATCATCGCGGCGATCAATGCGGTCCGCAAAGCCAACGGCGTCGCCGACTGGACCTATAACCCGCGCCTCGAAGCAGCTTCTCGCTCCCATGCGCGCCTGATGGCGAGCAAGGACACGCTCAGCCACGACCTCGGCATCACCCTGCGTGAACGCGTCACCGAAGCCGGCTATCTCGGCGCTGTCGGCGAGAACGTCGCCAAGGGCTACAAGACCCTGCCCGATGTCATCGAAGGCTGGCTGGCCTCCAAGGGCCACCGCAACACGCTGCTCTCGCCCAAATTCACCGAATTCGGCCTCGCCACCGCGCGCACGGGTTCCGGAAAACTCTACTGGGCCCTCATCGCCGGCGGCAGCTTTCAGGCCTGGCTCTGA
- the dapE gene encoding succinyl-diaminopimelate desuccinylase — MTTLTSDDPVRLLERLIACPSVTPEEAGALDLLEAELTALGFAVTRLRFEGDGSYPVDNLFATRGTGGRRLLFAGHTDVVPPGDHALWASDPFTPRIDDGRIFGRGAADMKSGIAAFVAACAAIPADAGTIQLAITNDEEADAINGTEKLCAWMKDNGHAFDFAIVGEPSSAETLGDSIKIGRRGSFSGRVVVTGSQGHVAYPHKANNPLPVLAAVATALSSEKLDTGTEHFPASNLELTTIDVGNPVSNVIPASGSLHFNIRYNDLWTPDALADWIRGRIAGVDARGCTIDFAIAGVPSRSFLSPLSGDIDILSDAIEALTGRRPDYSTGGGTSDARFIAQYGPVVECGLVGPSMHKVDEHIAIADLTGLTEIYRQFITRFFGSVAR; from the coding sequence GTGACCACACTGACTTCGGACGATCCCGTCCGCCTCCTCGAACGCCTTATCGCCTGCCCCTCGGTCACTCCTGAAGAGGCCGGCGCGCTCGATCTCCTCGAAGCCGAACTTACGGCCCTTGGCTTTGCCGTCACCCGGCTGCGATTTGAGGGCGATGGCTCCTATCCCGTCGACAATCTCTTCGCCACGCGCGGAACCGGCGGTCGTCGCTTGCTCTTTGCCGGCCACACCGATGTGGTGCCGCCGGGCGACCACGCCCTCTGGGCTTCCGACCCCTTCACCCCGCGCATCGACGACGGCAGGATTTTTGGCCGTGGTGCCGCCGACATGAAGTCCGGCATCGCCGCCTTCGTCGCCGCCTGTGCCGCCATCCCTGCCGACGCCGGCACCATCCAGCTCGCCATCACCAATGACGAGGAAGCCGACGCCATCAACGGCACCGAAAAGCTCTGCGCCTGGATGAAGGACAATGGCCACGCCTTCGATTTCGCCATCGTCGGCGAACCCAGTTCCGCCGAAACGCTTGGCGACAGCATCAAGATTGGCCGGCGCGGCTCCTTCTCCGGTCGGGTCGTCGTCACCGGCTCCCAGGGCCACGTCGCCTATCCGCACAAGGCCAACAATCCCCTGCCGGTCCTCGCCGCGGTTGCGACAGCCCTCAGCAGCGAAAAGCTCGACACCGGCACCGAGCATTTCCCGGCCAGCAACCTTGAGCTGACCACCATCGACGTCGGCAATCCCGTGTCCAACGTCATTCCCGCCAGCGGCAGCCTCCACTTCAACATCCGCTACAACGACCTCTGGACGCCCGACGCCCTGGCCGACTGGATCCGCGGCCGCATTGCTGGCGTCGACGCCAGGGGCTGCACGATCGACTTCGCCATCGCCGGCGTGCCCTCGCGCTCGTTCCTTTCCCCGCTCAGCGGCGACATCGATATCCTTTCCGATGCCATTGAGGCGCTCACCGGCCGCCGCCCGGACTATTCCACTGGTGGCGGCACCTCGGACGCGCGCTTCATCGCCCAATATGGTCCGGTGGTGGAATGCGGCCTCGTCGGTCCGTCGATGCACAAGGTAGACGAACACATCGCCATCGCGGATCTCACCGGCCTCACCGAAATCTACCGGCAGTTCATCACCCGCTTTTTCGGATCCGTGGCCCGATGA